Proteins encoded together in one Halomicrobium urmianum window:
- the sufB gene encoding Fe-S cluster assembly protein SufB, whose translation MSSDDESFEGIDFEDRFESRNEQRAAVTSGEGLTEETVRLISAEKGEPEWMLQRRLRSLEVFRELPMPTDWPGQPDLSGIDLDEIVPYLRPDVETEDSVDSWEDLPEEIRDTFDKLGIPEAEKEALSGAGAQYESEVVYQHTKEQWEEKGVVFCDMDEAVREHEEIVKEHFMTECVPPTDNKFAALHGAVWSGGSFVYVPEGVTVEMPLQAYFRMNSEGMGQFEHKIVVAEPDSEVHLIEGCSAPHYGSHNLHSGCVEVFVGEGAHVQYSTVQNWSKNTYNLNTKRAIVEADGTMEWVSGSMGSRATMLYPASVLKGPGATDNHVTIAFAGEGQDIDTGAKVYHNAPDTKSTIESKSVSKDGGRTNYRGLVHVSDGAEDSSTSVECDALMFDSESTSDTMPYMEIQENQVDVAHEATVGKIGDEDVFYLQSRGLDDDDAKQMIVAGFIEPITEELPIEYAVELNRLIELEMDGSLG comes from the coding sequence ATGAGCTCAGACGACGAGTCGTTCGAGGGTATCGATTTCGAGGACCGGTTCGAATCGAGAAACGAGCAGCGCGCCGCCGTCACGTCGGGCGAGGGCCTCACCGAGGAGACCGTCCGGCTCATCTCCGCGGAGAAGGGCGAGCCCGAGTGGATGCTACAGCGCCGGCTCCGCTCTCTGGAGGTGTTCCGGGAGCTGCCGATGCCGACCGACTGGCCCGGCCAGCCGGACCTCTCGGGGATCGACCTCGACGAGATCGTCCCGTACCTCCGGCCGGACGTGGAGACCGAGGACAGCGTCGACTCCTGGGAGGACCTCCCCGAGGAGATCCGGGACACCTTCGACAAACTGGGGATCCCCGAGGCCGAGAAGGAGGCGCTGTCCGGCGCGGGCGCGCAGTACGAGTCCGAGGTCGTCTACCAGCACACGAAAGAGCAGTGGGAGGAGAAGGGCGTCGTCTTCTGCGACATGGACGAGGCCGTCCGTGAGCACGAGGAGATCGTCAAGGAGCACTTCATGACGGAGTGCGTGCCACCGACGGACAACAAGTTCGCCGCGCTGCACGGCGCAGTCTGGTCGGGCGGCTCGTTCGTGTACGTCCCCGAGGGAGTCACCGTCGAGATGCCGCTGCAGGCGTACTTCCGGATGAACTCTGAGGGGATGGGCCAGTTCGAACACAAGATCGTCGTCGCCGAGCCCGACTCGGAGGTCCACCTCATCGAGGGCTGCTCCGCGCCGCACTACGGCAGCCACAACCTCCACAGCGGCTGCGTCGAGGTGTTCGTCGGCGAGGGCGCGCACGTCCAGTACTCGACGGTGCAGAACTGGTCGAAGAACACGTACAACCTCAACACCAAGCGCGCCATCGTCGAGGCGGACGGCACGATGGAGTGGGTCTCCGGGTCGATGGGATCCAGAGCTACCATGCTGTACCCGGCGTCGGTGCTGAAGGGCCCCGGCGCGACGGACAATCACGTCACCATCGCCTTCGCCGGCGAGGGCCAGGACATCGACACCGGCGCGAAGGTCTACCACAACGCGCCCGACACGAAGTCGACCATCGAGTCCAAGTCCGTCTCCAAGGACGGCGGCCGCACCAACTACCGCGGCCTCGTCCACGTCTCCGACGGCGCCGAGGACTCCTCGACGTCGGTCGAGTGCGACGCGCTGATGTTCGACAGCGAGTCGACGTCGGACACCATGCCGTACATGGAGATCCAGGAGAACCAGGTGGACGTCGCCCACGAGGCGACCGTCGGCAAGATCGGCGACGAGGACGTCTTCTACCTCCAGAGCCGCGGCCTGGACGACGACGACGCCAAGCAGATGATCGTCGCCGGCTTCATCGAGCCGATCACCGAGGAACTGCCCATCGAGTACGCCGTCGAGCTCAACCGCCTCATCGAACTCGAGATGGACGGCAGCCTGGGATGA
- a CDS encoding CGCGG family putative rSAM-modified RiPP protein, producing the protein MSSTPHDHDDDHDAEPVTDHVHDNSWSANLEKPKHGDDRELVLRQAIEAVEHTAAGNHVNLVTHGDHGHPSEYLFEELDAELDEDADWEYVEQCGCGGHVTRVHV; encoded by the coding sequence ATGTCGAGTACTCCGCACGACCACGATGACGACCACGACGCCGAACCCGTAACCGACCACGTTCACGACAACTCCTGGTCCGCCAATCTCGAAAAGCCGAAACACGGCGACGACCGGGAGCTAGTGCTCCGTCAGGCGATCGAAGCAGTCGAACACACGGCGGCGGGCAACCACGTCAACCTCGTCACCCACGGGGACCACGGCCACCCATCGGAGTACCTCTTCGAGGAACTGGACGCCGAGCTCGACGAGGACGCCGACTGGGAGTACGTCGAACAGTGCGGCTGTGGCGGGCACGTTACGAGGGTCCACGTCTGA
- a CDS encoding metal-dependent transcriptional regulator: MSESRTRTSATPRSAASDVERGAARYLFAVAVLSEPDGERVTTGELREHLDVTPASASEMVARLADRGLVDYESYQGVRLTDRGTTVAERVAWQFCVVSTFFESELDAAIDDRTAFDVAFALPSDGLSNLRDLVGGSCLGLCPESAGEGDECSA, from the coding sequence ATGTCAGAGAGCCGAACGCGCACGTCGGCGACGCCTCGGTCCGCCGCGTCCGACGTCGAGCGGGGAGCGGCGCGATACCTCTTCGCGGTCGCCGTGCTGTCGGAGCCCGACGGCGAGCGCGTCACGACCGGAGAACTCCGGGAGCACCTGGACGTGACGCCCGCCAGCGCCTCGGAGATGGTCGCCAGGCTCGCCGACCGCGGACTGGTAGACTACGAGAGTTACCAGGGCGTGCGGCTCACCGACCGCGGGACGACGGTCGCCGAGCGCGTCGCCTGGCAGTTCTGCGTCGTCTCGACGTTCTTCGAGTCCGAGCTCGACGCCGCGATCGACGACCGGACGGCCTTCGACGTCGCCTTCGCGCTGCCGAGCGACGGCCTGTCGAACCTCCGGGACCTCGTCGGCGGGTCGTGTCTCGGACTGTGCCCCGAGTCCGCCGGCGAGGGCGACGAGTGCTCCGCCTGA
- a CDS encoding DUF2249 domain-containing protein, whose amino-acid sequence MTTEIDLRETPESDHRERLFDALSAADAGEEFDVVADRDVDADLLRHQIEHERDLEWEHADPDAEPREHHVVAGEPLGDDAFPSIDVRDLKPQRRHEALLSAFDQLEPDEGFVLVNDHDPKPLYHELRSMHGEVIHWEYRSRGGDGWRVEVGKTGESTAGDRDVVTRFDVRDIPKQERHPTIHHRYGMLPEDGTMELIAPHEPRPLQQEFRQRYGDAFEWQVVEHEQGRCRVHVTKLAAAEAASADDDGGAASAADETTASPDDGAVEVTQELDVRERPPAQRHEQIFAAYADLNLGEGFVLVNDHDPKPLYHQFEAEAGDAFRWEYRRKEPGEFRVLIGKAEGATADASVGSTGGHSCGEHDAPF is encoded by the coding sequence ATGACTACCGAGATCGACCTGCGGGAGACGCCGGAGAGCGACCACCGAGAGCGCCTGTTCGACGCGCTGTCGGCGGCCGACGCTGGCGAGGAGTTCGACGTCGTGGCCGACCGAGACGTCGACGCCGATCTGCTCAGACACCAGATCGAACACGAGCGCGACCTGGAGTGGGAGCACGCCGACCCGGACGCGGAGCCCCGTGAGCACCACGTGGTCGCGGGCGAACCCCTCGGGGACGACGCGTTCCCGTCGATCGACGTGCGGGACCTGAAGCCCCAGCGGCGCCACGAGGCGCTGCTGTCGGCGTTCGACCAGCTCGAGCCCGACGAGGGGTTCGTGCTGGTCAACGACCACGACCCCAAGCCGCTGTACCACGAACTCCGATCGATGCACGGCGAAGTGATCCACTGGGAGTACCGGAGCCGCGGCGGCGACGGCTGGCGCGTCGAGGTCGGCAAGACGGGAGAGTCGACGGCCGGCGATCGGGACGTCGTCACGCGGTTCGACGTCCGCGACATCCCCAAGCAGGAGCGCCACCCGACGATCCACCACCGGTACGGGATGCTCCCCGAGGACGGGACGATGGAGCTGATCGCCCCGCACGAGCCGCGGCCGCTCCAGCAGGAGTTCCGCCAGCGGTACGGCGACGCCTTCGAGTGGCAGGTCGTCGAGCACGAGCAGGGCCGCTGTCGCGTCCACGTCACGAAGCTGGCGGCGGCGGAAGCTGCGTCGGCCGACGACGACGGAGGAGCGGCGTCGGCCGCGGACGAGACCACCGCGTCACCGGACGACGGGGCCGTCGAGGTCACCCAGGAACTCGACGTCCGGGAGCGCCCGCCCGCACAGCGCCACGAGCAGATCTTCGCCGCCTACGCCGACCTGAACCTCGGCGAGGGGTTCGTGCTGGTCAACGACCACGATCCGAAGCCGCTGTACCACCAGTTCGAGGCCGAGGCCGGCGACGCGTTCCGCTGGGAGTACCGCCGGAAAGAGCCCGGCGAGTTCCGCGTCCTGATCGGCAAGGCGGAGGGCGCGACCGCCGACGCGTCCGTCGGCTCGACCGGCGGCCACTCCTGCGGCGAGCACGACGCGCCGTTCTGA
- a CDS encoding tellurite resistance/C4-dicarboxylate transporter family protein, giving the protein MVEDDAGPDRDPTSPDEATGHDETAGHDEAAGSGSSAVDSLADALRTLDPAYFGLAMSTGIVSIAFRGLGVEAVALPLSVFNVGCYALLVALFGAKTARFPGTVLADLRNSKRHWGTLTFVVATNTVGTQLVLFFDEVTAAAILWSTTVVATPVLLYYLFAVEIVGPRESAARERVDGAFLLAIVCMQSLAVLGALLADSLSTYVDEVVLLSMGYWGSGFVLYFVVVTVVTYRLLDGAVRPSDWTGPYWITMGAAAITTLAGATLGPRLSAFPAWEPYVEITLGITFLAWAIASWWIPLLLAIDVWSFLTADDGRPPAWVIAVPWARLAFGRRRNAYSPGAWGRVFPMGMYTACTVNLAGVHTFSPLGIVPAYWGWFALFVWGLTFVGMVRAAGRAIAGAAPAATGGPGSRSP; this is encoded by the coding sequence ATGGTCGAGGACGACGCCGGCCCGGACCGCGACCCGACGAGCCCAGACGAGGCGACGGGTCACGACGAGACGGCTGGCCACGACGAGGCGGCTGGATCCGGGTCGAGCGCCGTCGACAGCCTCGCCGACGCGCTCCGGACGCTCGACCCCGCCTACTTCGGGCTCGCCATGTCGACGGGCATCGTCTCCATCGCCTTCCGGGGACTGGGCGTCGAGGCGGTCGCACTGCCGCTGTCGGTGTTCAACGTCGGCTGTTACGCCCTGCTGGTCGCACTCTTCGGGGCGAAGACGGCCCGCTTCCCCGGCACCGTCCTCGCCGATCTCCGGAACAGCAAGCGCCACTGGGGGACGCTGACGTTCGTCGTCGCGACGAACACCGTCGGGACGCAGCTCGTCCTCTTCTTCGACGAGGTCACGGCGGCGGCGATCCTCTGGTCGACCACCGTCGTCGCCACGCCGGTCCTCCTGTACTACCTGTTCGCCGTCGAGATCGTCGGGCCGCGGGAGTCGGCCGCTCGCGAGCGCGTCGACGGCGCCTTCCTGCTCGCGATCGTCTGCATGCAGTCGCTGGCCGTCCTCGGAGCGCTGCTCGCAGACTCGCTGTCGACCTACGTCGACGAGGTCGTCCTGTTGAGCATGGGGTACTGGGGGTCCGGCTTCGTCCTCTACTTCGTCGTCGTCACCGTCGTGACCTACCGCCTGCTGGACGGGGCCGTCCGCCCCAGCGACTGGACCGGGCCGTACTGGATCACGATGGGCGCCGCGGCGATCACGACGCTGGCGGGGGCCACGCTCGGCCCGCGCCTGTCGGCGTTCCCGGCGTGGGAACCGTACGTCGAGATCACGCTGGGGATCACGTTCCTCGCGTGGGCCATCGCGTCGTGGTGGATCCCGCTGCTGCTCGCCATCGACGTCTGGAGCTTCCTCACTGCAGACGACGGGCGGCCACCGGCGTGGGTGATCGCGGTCCCCTGGGCGCGGCTCGCCTTCGGCCGGCGCCGCAACGCGTACAGCCCTGGCGCCTGGGGACGGGTCTTCCCGATGGGGATGTACACGGCCTGTACGGTCAACCTGGCCGGCGTGCACACGTTCAGCCCGCTCGGAATCGTCCCCGCATACTGGGGCTGGTTCGCGCTGTTCGTCTGGGGGCTGACCTTCGTCGGCATGGTCCGCGCAGCGGGGCGAGCTATCGCCGGCGCAGCACCCGCGGCGACCGGCGGGCCCGGATCCCGGTCGCCGTAG
- a CDS encoding sulfurtransferase TusA family protein: MTDSAVPDEAPDVEPDMTVDNRGRGCASGIARVQRALEDLPDGAVLVVRSTDRRAKREYPRLAEQTAHELLAIESERGRFLRTEYATYLEIHGQ, encoded by the coding sequence ATGACTGACAGCGCGGTCCCCGACGAGGCGCCCGACGTCGAACCGGACATGACCGTCGACAACCGCGGCCGGGGCTGTGCCAGCGGCATCGCCCGCGTCCAGCGCGCGCTCGAGGACCTCCCCGACGGCGCGGTGCTGGTCGTCAGGAGCACTGACAGGCGGGCGAAGCGGGAGTACCCGCGACTGGCCGAGCAGACCGCCCACGAACTGCTCGCCATCGAGAGCGAGCGCGGCCGGTTCCTCCGGACGGAGTACGCGACGTACCTCGAGATCCACGGCCAGTGA
- a CDS encoding CGCGG family putative rSAM-modified RiPP protein: MTSNAYAGREPVTRTAHDRPWTVDLESEDHAADRRLTIDEAVDAVEQTRAGRHVDLVTHERHGHPSTYLYRPLRAVDRRVELSDEGRCSCGGYVTRVRVDPK, translated from the coding sequence GTGACCTCGAACGCGTACGCCGGGCGCGAACCGGTGACGCGGACGGCCCACGACCGGCCCTGGACCGTCGACCTCGAGTCGGAGGACCACGCCGCCGACCGGCGACTGACCATCGACGAGGCCGTCGACGCCGTCGAACAGACGCGGGCCGGGCGACACGTCGACCTCGTCACGCACGAGCGCCACGGCCACCCTTCGACGTACCTCTACCGGCCGTTGCGGGCCGTCGACCGCCGCGTCGAACTCTCCGACGAGGGGCGCTGTTCGTGCGGAGGGTACGTGACGCGCGTCCGCGTCGACCCGAAGTAG